ATTTTTACCGATATGACTTTCGAATGAAGACATTCAACTGTCATGCATATCGTCAGTCTAAACGTCGATTCCACAAGTTTATAGTGTAGTTTACTATGTTTGTTCAAAGATCAACAGTACCGAATTATATGATAAAGTAATTGCGTAAAAGTAAAATACTAGCAATGTAAGgttaaaaatttattttgtatttttcaggtTAATCACTCCCAAAGGTCGAGGGAGACACCTCTAAAAACATGGATACTAGCTGAACAGAATGGCACTGTCATAACTGCACACTGTAATTGTATGGCTGGGTAAGTTGTCCTTTTCTTCAGGTTGTGCAACTGGGGTGTTtgtgaacaacttttttttgtagACATCTGACTTATTCACAAATACAACACTGTTGGACCAaatgtatctcttagcctgtctcaagatTTAATTGTTTTTGCTgatatgttgaatatatatatagaacaaACTGAAATATATGgagtcaatatttatattttacaaagttATGATATTTTTTAGTATAGAATGTAGATGAAAAATAACCTATTCAATAATCGTAACTGGGATTGATTAActgaaatgacattgtttttgtgattttagatACATTTATTCTCTAAATAATGTTTAGTAACGTGTCTATATCTGTGCTTTGAGTGCTATTATTAAACAATGAGAAATGTGAAATCCATAGACAAGTGATGCCAATTGTGTTGATGGCGgcgatggtgatgatgatactGATAATTATAATTCTGCATACTCTTTGTTTAGATTATTTGTCAACCCACCCCATCCCAACTTCATGAGACTAACACCAATCTACACATAGACCAAACATTTTAATTCTTTTAACATTAAATTTTATGTATCAGAGAATTATAAAGTTATGACTGACCACTACTttacattaataatattttttctttgaaattgtaGGTTATGTGAATCTTGTTCACATGTTGGGGCTGTTTTGTATGCCATTGAAGCTGGAGTCAAACTTCAAAACTCTATTACCTGTACAGAGGAAAAAGCTAAGTGGATGCCTTGCTATCAAAGAAAGGTAAATTGATGCAAAAGGTGCAGCTGTCCACTTTCCATGGAATACTTTTTTCCTAATACCACTGCTtagttacaaatattttttttttgctaaatCATGCATGCTAAGTATTATTACACATATACCCCACAATTACTCGCACTGGTGGtgtgcacacatactagtggtatttgcaatgcagtgcaatactgaaaacgtTATAAAATGACTAtacaaatgatatgaaaatgaagGCATGATCTTTCTTCTACATGAAAGTTATGTGATCACACAGTATCAcacatttttatggaaatttgctatCTTTGATAAACGTACGTaaatttaatatgtaataataacagaaccccatactGCATGAGTGCCAGTATTGTTACAGAGGTTTTACACTCAAACTTGcgatgttttctgctgcactttcatttGTTATGTTTGTGAAGTATGGGtatagagaacactgcaagcatgagtgcaaatatcctctaatatgccacacttgcactcatgcatAATTGGGTTCTGTAATATTATTTGAAGCTCATAATTTTTTCTCTTCACAGGTCACTTATGAAGAATGCCGAAACATAGACTTTACATCAGCCAAACGAAAGAAAAAAATGCTAGACACTGTATTGGAAGGTGGTGAAGTTGTCGATAAATCTGTAAAGGAGAAAGAAAAAGTAACTGCTGTAAATCTACATGACAGTACTgcaaattgtttttttcaaaaaatttcaCAGGCTAAAACCAAACCACAATGCCTTGCTTTCGTGCCAAATTATCACAAAGCCTATGTTCCGTCATGCACAAAGAACTGTCTGCCAAAGCCACTGACAAGTTATTTTGATGTCAAGTATGTCGACTTGAAATATTCAGAATTACTTAACGAATGTAAAACGTTCTCATTTGAGCTGGAAGAGAGAGACTGTAAATCTATAGAACTAGAAACTAGGAAACAAGCTAAGTCACATCTGTGGTTCCAACATAGAGCTGGACGAGTGACAGCTTCCAATATGAAGTCAGCTGCTCACTCTGACCCTACCAACCCATCACAAAGTTTAATTAAGAGAATATGTTACCCTGAAGAACACCAATTCAGCAGTAAGGCCACAGAGTAAGTATTTCACATTTTACATCATTGATTGGGGTAGGGGAACCCTACACACCATCGCTATAATATCTTGAGTAATGACAAATCCGTTTTTACTACTTTATTAgtgaaaatacaatattgaaaatagtttgggttataatgataataattaactCACATGTCAACATCCACAGTCACATGATATTATGTCACATGCATGATACTATTTGACATGTAGAGCATAGGCAATGTCTGCCACTTACATGAGTATAGTATTATCATAGTTATTTGCGAGCTAAAACTGGCTCCATGGTGGAGTAAActtttgtgtttgaatttcaactaaataaattgttaaaatgtattCACAGGTAGAACAAATTAATGCAATTTCACATTCTTTCTAACTGATTATCAATGTATGACCTTTCAGATGGGGAATATTGCATGAAGATGTGGCTCGGAGAGAGTATGAAAAAGCACAACAGAAAGTACATGATAACTTCATTGTATCAGTGAGTGGACTTCAACTGAATGTTAAATGGCCACACCTAGGTGCAACACCTGATGGAATTCCTGGATGTGACTGCTGTGGTATTGGAACTTGTGAAATGAAGGTAAATTAAGTCCATTGTGGCAAATCACGTACATCACCCTTGGTTGTGTATGTACCCTCTCCCCCATGGTAATAATATACCAGTATTTGGGACAATAACAATCAAACAGATCATTTGAAACACGtgtttttcaataaaaaatgaaagaagagaACTTCTGTATGAATGATGAAAgttgtagcggtcacaccactacaatagatgcaatgtaaacatatagtgaaaaattaaaataataattttttagAGGAACCTGCACATAAATAAAACCTGTAAACAACTTAGTTTTGTAACaagctattttttttctttaacttttttgttttacagtgcCCACTATGTGAAGTTTTAGAAACCATTATTGGTCCAAATAAGTGTTTGGTGAGAGACAAGGACGGCAACATTAGACTCAACCGTCGTcacaactactactaccaagTGCAGACACAGATCCATATCATGGAAGTTGACTACTGTGACTTCGTTGTGTGGACAACAACTGAAATGCACATCGAGAGAGTATATCCAGACAAGCAATTCTGGGAGGAAACAGTGGAAAAGGTGACCACCTTTTTCAAATGTGGTATCCTTCCAGAATTGCTTGCCCACTGGCATTCCAGACCAAGTGCATGAAAGTACATAGCCCAGCTATGCCTGTAGGTCACTTGTACGTAGTCCAGCTGTATTTCCATGATAGATCATAGCCagctatacttccatgatagttCATAGCCagctatacttccatgatagttCATAGCCAGCTATACTTCATTGATAGTTCATAGCCagctatacttccatgatagtacatagttttgtactttgtatttccatgtatttccatgttttgtacattgtatttccatGATAGTTCATAGCCAgctatatttccatgatagTTCATAGCCagctatacttccatgatagtacATAGTCCagctatacttccatgatagtacatagtccagctatatttccatgatagTTCATAGCCagctatacttccatgatagttCATAGCCagctatacttccatgatagtacATAGTCCagctatacttccatgatagtacATAGTCCagctatacttccatgatagttCATAGCCagctatacttccatgatagttCATAGCCagctatacttccatgatagttTATAGCCAgctatatttccatgatagtacatagttttgtactttgtatttccatgtatttccatgttttgtactttgtatttcCATGATAGTTCATAGCCAgctatatttccatgatagTTCATAGCCagctatacttccatgatagtacatagccagctatacttccatgatagtacACAGCCAGATATATGTCCATCATAGTACATAACCCAGACTATATTATGATTTCACATAGTCcattctttcatttgtatagactacattttttcttttgatattaGCAGTGGGTAATATGCAGCTATTGTAAAAAGTCTGTTTCATCATTGTAACCACAAACAGAGAAGAAACTTTAATTTGGAAGCAATGATTGTATGCTATCATTAGTTTGTTTGTCTTAAAACATGGCACTTAGTGATTAATCTCAGTTTGATGCCTCATCTAATGAAAACTACATGCTCATAGTGTAAATAGTTGTGATTTTATAAATATCAAGACACGTCCATTGTCTAACACTTGTAcagacatcagaccattgaCAAGTTTAACGTGGCACAAACtgggaaaacaaaaaaaatgaattagaTTTATAACACTTGATACAGCATGTTTGAATAGCAGAGACTtgtgttacatttcatggtttgataggAACATTAGTATGGCCGCTTTACGTACATAATAGTAATTaggttcacaaacaaatttgaagttcccctTTTACcattcatgtacatgcaaagaggccatacaactgtttctatcaaaccatgaaatgtaacacaAGTCTCGGCTATTCCAGCATGCTGTATAAATTGTTATAaatccaattcatttttttgttttcccaGTTTGTGCCACGTTAGACTTGTCAATGTTCTGATGTCTGTGCTTGTAAGAATACTGTATTCTACTCCATACCATACCAAGAAGATTTTTATTTACTGTCAGTCTTAGCCAACTGAAACCATTTTAACTTCTGTTGTAAATATGTGGAAGAAAGAAAgatttatatttgtatgataATAAAGAATATGACATAACAgaccatacattgtattgttttcttAGTGTTCTTTTTTATTCCATTGGAACAATTGAGTCACACAAGTTGGTCAAAGCGCAACAAATTTTTACTATTTTATCAATTGGTGTTTCAACATCTCCTGACTTCTTAATCAAATATTCAATAGGCAATGTACTTTGTAAAACTTGATATTTTCTGCGAACATGTCCAATCACCCTCTCAACATGTATTCGAACGTGTGCAATTTTTCTAGTTGTTTCCACTTCAAGAGCCGGTAACTGTGATTTTCCTTTAGTAAATGCTGGAATTTTCAGAGTGGCACAGTAGTAACCTACACTGTCGGCAATGTCAAAACCACGGTCTGCTAGAACAATATCACCATTGACAAGATTTTGAAGTAAATCACAGTGCTCGGTAAGATATTTGTCACTAACTCGCCCTCCCCATCCCTTTGAAATGAATGACACACCACCTTGAGGAGCAATTCCAATCAAAAACTTAACAGTGTTGTGATGCTTGTAACTTGACCAGGTTTGCGCACGGGCTTTAAGATTAGAGGGCCTATCaataaaaatttcaaaacaatcaaTAATAACAGAAACTCTATTCCCAAAAGACTTACAGAACTCAGCTGGCATCGTTTCCCTTAGCACTTCTCTATCTGGCCAGATAATGAGAAAATTAAGTCTAACTGACATTACATCTATCCATTTCGTAAAAATTCTGGAGGCTGTAGATTGGGATATGTGAAACCTGTAAGCTAAATCTTGAAGTTGTAAGTTAAGTCTAAGTCTCATTAGAACTAAAATAAATTCCTGAAATTTTGAAAGAATATTTCTATGTGTGGATTTTATAAATGTTgaacataactcaaaaactgcaagtaaaattgtgaagtttggCAAGCCTGTATAAAAACGTGTCTTCTCGTCACTGGTTTCAAAAGAAAGTTGGTTGAATTCAACATCAAGGACCTTTTGTCTTAGTTCATATAGTTCTACATTACTCTTCTTTGCATCTTCTTTGAGTGTTGTAGCATCTATTTCCATTTGCAACATGTCATTCATCGTTATGTCTGTCTGACACTCAACATGTCTCACTCTCTGATTAGACTTAGGAAGGGGTAAAGGAGAATCTGTAATGTCGTTATTTGGCTTGGATGAGACATTTGTTTTCTTTGAGAGTGACTGAAGTAAACAGGCTGATTCTGATAGTTTTCTTTTTCTATAATCACGTTGTTGGTGCCTTTGGTACCTTTTTGCTGCTGAATCTGGTGTCACATTTTCAGCATGTCCTAATTTCAGTGTTGGTGCCCAGTCTAGACTATTTTCATCATACAGTTTACTTGGCCCACCTGAAAGAAAACcaatgacaaaacaaaattttacaCTTGGTTGTAATGCTTGTTTACTTTTCAATGTTACTAAACATTTGGCATTCAGAAtcaagtttttatttcataaatatttaactttattaatcttgtaattgtACTAAAATTCAAAGAAAAGTACAGCATATTAATTTACGGTGGATATGCATGACGCacgacagacaaacagacgaCATCGCGTTCAAATTACAGCTTGCACTGACGTTACGCGGTGTGTGTATTTCACTCAACACGGAGAAGTAAGGAAGGGCCGACTTATGTTTACGTTGAACGTAAACAAAGCTACAGGCTAGGTTGGGCTGTCGCTTCGAAAGCCCGGATCGCAAGTCGTTCTGATCTTTTTGTCCAATACTATTTTGGTTCATGAAATAGAAGTAAAACAAGGTAATTTTTATCCACCCGCGATATCCACTGTACATGCTGTATGCATACCGCTGTATGACACGTCATGTTGGTTACATCATGCATAAACCATGTTCGTACAACGGTACATTTGCCGATGGTGTGATTTCTATATTCTAGTCTACCTGCCGTCACTGCGTACACGGATTGATTTGAATTTGGATTACTATATTACATGTTATCCTACAGTAATTATCgtcaaaatgaacaaaattatgtTTACTATATAATAGTTATTCTTACTTACCGCTAACGAAGTGATCACTACAGACTCTCAAGTATCCACTCTCAATTCCCGATGTTTTTATGTCCGCACGACGTATATTTGAAAGCCACTTTTCCTGACGCTTTTGAGATATTTCTTTCGTCCTCTCACCTTCTTTTGTTCTAATCTTAGGTATCCGAAAAAACCTCTTACCGACATCTCTATCCCCTCTGTTACCACACTCAATTATACAACAAAAGTCTGGCATCCTAGGAATGCGGAAGTCAggattacaaaatgtaaacaattcgAATTTGACAGGCGTTCGCGCGGTTACGCTGTTGTCTGCCAAAATGGCGGCGtgtattcatatgtaaatttgtgaCGTCACGTGAATACGAAGAATTGTGAGCAAGGTAAAGTTTGTGGTACATTTCACATGTTTTCGTAATGTAATAGTGTAACTCACACCATGCATCTATATACAAATCAACCTTTTTTGTTGCACagcaacaaaaaatacaaacacaacatCATTTGTGAGATATACTATTTTGGTTTCAAAAAGAATGATTTTTCTACGAATAAATAATGAAAAccaatatctacatatatatatatatatatatatatatatatatatatatatatatatatatatatatatatatatttacatattgtaaattattatgtacTGGTTCCTTTCATATAATTCATTGCAAATGCTTGATAATATGTATTGCATCCTAGTACCAAAGGAGAAGGAAACTGGCCTTGAGTTAATTCCATAATACGGCGCTCTCATGTTTCATACATAAGTCATAATAACTATGTTATGAAATTTCACTCCTAgttaactacatttgtacacatatttATGAAGTTGACTTTTCTGTATTTTATCCATCTAAGAGGAAACAGTGCCAACGGACACACACTACTATTTGCCTGTCCCTatctctctttgtctgtctgtctgtctgtctgtctgtctgtctgtctgtctgtctgtctgtctgtctgtctgtctgtctgtctgtctgtccgtccgtccgtccgtccgtccgtccgtccgtccgtccgtccgtccgtccgtccgtccgtccgcccgcccgcccgcccgcccgactgtctgtctgtctgtctgtctgtctgtctgtctgtctgtctgtctgtctgtcggtctgtcggtcagtctgtctgtatcgCTATcaaatttctctctctctctcattcaaagtctctctctctctctcatgctCTCTATATCTCTGGCAAAGTATTTCTGAGAAGGATATAGTTATAATTGAAGAACTCCGacaataaacataattattataaattgaaCCATTGATGACAATGTTGAAATGGGGACAATTTGCCGTTCAATATATTTGAACCActtgatttttcattttcagttttacCAACTGAGCAGCCCACAACAACGCATGAACAGAC
This window of the Glandiceps talaboti chromosome 16, keGlaTala1.1, whole genome shotgun sequence genome carries:
- the LOC144447095 gene encoding uncharacterized protein LOC144447095; this encodes MPDFCCIIECGNRGDRDVGKRFFRIPKIRTKEGERTKEISQKRQEKWLSNIRRADIKTSGIESGYLRVCSDHFVSGGPSKLYDENSLDWAPTLKLGHAENVTPDSAAKRYQRHQQRDYRKRKLSESACLLQSLSKKTNVSSKPNNDITDSPLPLPKSNQRVRHVECQTDITMNDMLQMEIDATTLKEDAKKSNVELYELRQKVLDVEFNQLSFETSDEKTRFYTGLPNFTILLAVFELCSTFIKSTHRNILSKFQEFILVLMRLRLNLQLQDLAYRFHISQSTASRIFTKWIDVMSVRLNFLIIWPDREVLRETMPAEFCKSFGNRVSVIIDCFEIFIDRPSNLKARAQTWSSYKHHNTVKFLIGIAPQGGVSFISKGWGGRVSDKYLTEHCDLLQNLVNGDIVLADRGFDIADSVGYYCATLKIPAFTKGKSQLPALEVETTRKIAHVRIHVERVIGHVRRKYQVLQSTLPIEYLIKKSGDVETPIDKIVKICCALTNLCDSIVPME